The following proteins are co-located in the Phragmites australis chromosome 10, lpPhrAust1.1, whole genome shotgun sequence genome:
- the LOC133883371 gene encoding uncharacterized protein LOC133883371 — MTAADAEACAVVATAADIICSLRGADLAGWTPPWRKHPAPPPPPACDADADADADADADADADADADARELAWPAVARGKRSRRGSPSGSASAAAKGRCGARGSPASPLDYGGGFGSSTSGGEDGAFCSTAPATIYRHAAPATAAPSKVGLAGRRTILPVPPPRPAGQRPRKKMRLPEIQQMVRSLSVENDALREEMKALQRACTVLSKENGKLETKLDHSSKRNGMISEENDGKPQPDQRAAQPDAQNGFVLPDLNLPADS, encoded by the exons ATGACCGCCGCCGATGCGGAGGCCTGCGCGGTTGTCGCGACTGCGGCCGACATCATCTGCTCGCTCCGCGGTGCCGACCTCGCCGGCTGGACGCCGCCGTGGCGCAAGCATccggcgccgcctcctcctcccgcctgcgacgccgacgccgacgcagacgccgacgccgacgccgacgccgacgccgacgcagACGCCGACGCGCGGGAGCTGGCCTGGCCGGCGGTGGCGCGGGGGAAGCGGTCGCGCCGCGGGTCTCCGTCGGGCTCGGCCTCGGCAGCGGCCAAGGGGAGGTGCGGCGCCCGGGGTAGCCCGGCGTCCCCTCTTGACTACGGCGGCGGCTTCGGCTCGTCaacgagcggcggcgaggacggCGCCTTCTGCTCGACGGCGCCGGCCACCATCTACCGGCACGCGGCgcccgccaccgccgcgcccagcaaG GTGGGCCTCGCCGGACGGCGGACGATCCTGCCGgtgccgccgcctcggcccgccggaCAGCGGCCACggaagaagatg AGGCTACCGGAGATCCAGCAAATGGTGCGTTCGCTGTCGGTGGAGAACGATGCCCTTCGCGAG GAGATGAAGGCGTTGCAGCGAGCTTGCACGGTCCTATCCAAGGAAAACGGCAAACTAGAG ACAAAGCTAGATCACTCGAGTAAACGAAACGGGATGATCTCCGAGGAGAACGACGGAAAGCCACAGCCTGATCAGCGCGCAGCTCAGCCCGATGCTCAAAACGGCTTTGTGCTCCCTGATCTCAATCTTCCAGCAGATAGCTGA
- the LOC133883370 gene encoding homeobox protein knotted-1-like 11 isoform X1 translates to MEASARAINSWRYPSPTSQPQRGIEEVPYHLHLSPSPLDSLPSSSSPLLSPGACLPEPPLRAVPQSPLGRSLSSGSPTGGMAFHYPDHALAMDAAAANLSFASGVGGVGGVGGAGWEREKAAIAAHPLYERLLEAHVACLRVATPVDQLPRIDAQIAARPPHMAATAAGGANSGDEELDLFMTHYVLLLCSFKEQLQQHVRVHAMEAVMACWELEQTLQSLTGASPGEGTGATMSDDEDNQVDSENNMFDGNDASDGMGFGPLMLTEGERSLVERVRQELKHELKQGYREKLVDIREEIMRKRRAGKLPGDTASTLKAWWQAHSKWPYPTEEDKARLVQETGLQLKQINNWFINQRKRNWHNNHASSSSDKSKRKRSTAGDGNAEQSW, encoded by the exons ATGGAGGCAAGTGCACGCGCAATAAACAGCTGGCGCTATCCCTCCCCTACCTCCCAACCCCAAAGAGGTATCGAGGAGGTCCCCTACCACTTACACCTCTCGCCGTCACCGCTTGACTCCCTCCCCTCTTCTTCGTCTCCCCTCCTCTCGCCCGGCGCTTGCCTACCCGAGCCTCCGCTGCGCGCCGTCCCCCAGTCGCCGCTCGGTCGCTCGCTCTCTAGCGGGTCGCCGACCGGCGGGATGGCGTTCCACTACCCGGACCACGCGCTGGCGATGGACGCTGCGGCGGCGAACCTTAGCTTCGCCTCCGGTGTTGGGGGCGTAGGAGGTGTGGGAGGGGCCgggtgggagagggagaaggcggCCATCGCGGCGCACCCGCTGTACGAGCGCCTGCTGGAGGCGCACGTCGCCTGCCTCCGCGTCGCCACACCCGTCGACCAGCTCCCGCGCATCGACGCGCAGATCGCCGCGAGGCCCCCGCACATGGCCGCGACGGCGGCAGGCGGAGCGAACTCGGGAGACGAGGAGCTCGATCTGTTCATG ACACATTACGTATTACTCCTCTGTTCATTCAAGGAACAACTCCAGCAGCATGTGCGTGTTCATGCAATGGAAGCAGTGATGGCTTGCTGGGAGCTTGAACAAACTTTACAAAGTCTTACAG GCGCATCTCCTGGTGAAGGCACTGGGGCAACTATgtctgatgatgaagacaatcaGGTAGACAGTGAGAACAACATGTTCGATGGAAATGACGCGTCAGATGGTATGGGCTTTGGCCCCTTAATGCTGACTGAGGGTGAGAGATCCTTGGTTGAGCGTGTACGGCAAGAGCTGAAGCATGAGCTTAAGCAG GGGTACAGAGAGAAACTTGTGGATATTAGGGAAGAGATAATGCGGAAGCGGAGAGCTGGGAAACTCCCTGGAGACACAGCTTCTACTTTGAAAGCTTGGTGGCAAGCTCATTCTAAATGGCCATACCCAACT GAGGAAGACAAGGCTCGCCTGGTGCAGGAAACAGGACTACAGCTAAAGCAGATCAATAATTGGTTCATCAACCAACGTAAGCGGAACTGGCACAACAACCACGCGTCATCCTCGTCCGACAAAAGCAAGAGAAAAAG AAGCACTGCAGGTGATGGCAACGCAGAGCAATCTTGGTAG
- the LOC133883370 gene encoding homeobox protein knotted-1-like 11 isoform X2: MEASARAINSWRYPSPTSQPQRGIEEVPYHLHLSPSPLDSLPSSSSPLLSPGACLPEPPLRAVPQSPLGRSLSSGSPTGGMAFHYPDHALAMDAAAANLSFASGVGGVGGVGGAGWEREKAAIAAHPLYERLLEAHVACLRVATPVDQLPRIDAQIAARPPHMAATAAGGANSGDEELDLFMTHYVLLLCSFKEQLQQHVRVHAMEAVMACWELEQTLQSLTGASPGEGTGATMSDDEDNQVDSENNMFDGNDASDGMGFGPLMLTEGERSLVERVRQELKHELKQGYREKLVDIREEIMRKRRAGKLPGDTASTLKAWWQAHSKWPYPTEEDKARLVQETGLQLKQINNWFINQRKRNWHNNHASSSSDKSKRKSTAGDGNAEQSW; the protein is encoded by the exons ATGGAGGCAAGTGCACGCGCAATAAACAGCTGGCGCTATCCCTCCCCTACCTCCCAACCCCAAAGAGGTATCGAGGAGGTCCCCTACCACTTACACCTCTCGCCGTCACCGCTTGACTCCCTCCCCTCTTCTTCGTCTCCCCTCCTCTCGCCCGGCGCTTGCCTACCCGAGCCTCCGCTGCGCGCCGTCCCCCAGTCGCCGCTCGGTCGCTCGCTCTCTAGCGGGTCGCCGACCGGCGGGATGGCGTTCCACTACCCGGACCACGCGCTGGCGATGGACGCTGCGGCGGCGAACCTTAGCTTCGCCTCCGGTGTTGGGGGCGTAGGAGGTGTGGGAGGGGCCgggtgggagagggagaaggcggCCATCGCGGCGCACCCGCTGTACGAGCGCCTGCTGGAGGCGCACGTCGCCTGCCTCCGCGTCGCCACACCCGTCGACCAGCTCCCGCGCATCGACGCGCAGATCGCCGCGAGGCCCCCGCACATGGCCGCGACGGCGGCAGGCGGAGCGAACTCGGGAGACGAGGAGCTCGATCTGTTCATG ACACATTACGTATTACTCCTCTGTTCATTCAAGGAACAACTCCAGCAGCATGTGCGTGTTCATGCAATGGAAGCAGTGATGGCTTGCTGGGAGCTTGAACAAACTTTACAAAGTCTTACAG GCGCATCTCCTGGTGAAGGCACTGGGGCAACTATgtctgatgatgaagacaatcaGGTAGACAGTGAGAACAACATGTTCGATGGAAATGACGCGTCAGATGGTATGGGCTTTGGCCCCTTAATGCTGACTGAGGGTGAGAGATCCTTGGTTGAGCGTGTACGGCAAGAGCTGAAGCATGAGCTTAAGCAG GGGTACAGAGAGAAACTTGTGGATATTAGGGAAGAGATAATGCGGAAGCGGAGAGCTGGGAAACTCCCTGGAGACACAGCTTCTACTTTGAAAGCTTGGTGGCAAGCTCATTCTAAATGGCCATACCCAACT GAGGAAGACAAGGCTCGCCTGGTGCAGGAAACAGGACTACAGCTAAAGCAGATCAATAATTGGTTCATCAACCAACGTAAGCGGAACTGGCACAACAACCACGCGTCATCCTCGTCCGACAAAAGCAAGAGAAAAAG CACTGCAGGTGATGGCAACGCAGAGCAATCTTGGTAG
- the LOC133883370 gene encoding homeobox protein knotted-1-like 11 isoform X3: MEASARAINSWRYPSPTSQPQRGIEEVPYHLHLSPSPLDSLPSSSSPLLSPGACLPEPPLRAVPQSPLGRSLSSGSPTGGMAFHYPDHALAMDAAAANLSFASGVGGVGGVGGAGWEREKAAIAAHPLYERLLEAHVACLRVATPVDQLPRIDAQIAARPPHMAATAAGGANSGDEELDLFMTHYVLLLCSFKEQLQQHVRVHAMEAVMACWELEQTLQSLTGASPGEGTGATMSDDEDNQVDSENNMFDGNDASDGMGFGPLMLTEGERSLVERVRQELKHELKQGYREKLVDIREEIMRKRRAGKLPGDTASTLKAWWQAHSKWPYPTEEDKARLVQETGLQLKQINNWFINQRKRNWHNNHASSSSDKSKRKR; encoded by the exons ATGGAGGCAAGTGCACGCGCAATAAACAGCTGGCGCTATCCCTCCCCTACCTCCCAACCCCAAAGAGGTATCGAGGAGGTCCCCTACCACTTACACCTCTCGCCGTCACCGCTTGACTCCCTCCCCTCTTCTTCGTCTCCCCTCCTCTCGCCCGGCGCTTGCCTACCCGAGCCTCCGCTGCGCGCCGTCCCCCAGTCGCCGCTCGGTCGCTCGCTCTCTAGCGGGTCGCCGACCGGCGGGATGGCGTTCCACTACCCGGACCACGCGCTGGCGATGGACGCTGCGGCGGCGAACCTTAGCTTCGCCTCCGGTGTTGGGGGCGTAGGAGGTGTGGGAGGGGCCgggtgggagagggagaaggcggCCATCGCGGCGCACCCGCTGTACGAGCGCCTGCTGGAGGCGCACGTCGCCTGCCTCCGCGTCGCCACACCCGTCGACCAGCTCCCGCGCATCGACGCGCAGATCGCCGCGAGGCCCCCGCACATGGCCGCGACGGCGGCAGGCGGAGCGAACTCGGGAGACGAGGAGCTCGATCTGTTCATG ACACATTACGTATTACTCCTCTGTTCATTCAAGGAACAACTCCAGCAGCATGTGCGTGTTCATGCAATGGAAGCAGTGATGGCTTGCTGGGAGCTTGAACAAACTTTACAAAGTCTTACAG GCGCATCTCCTGGTGAAGGCACTGGGGCAACTATgtctgatgatgaagacaatcaGGTAGACAGTGAGAACAACATGTTCGATGGAAATGACGCGTCAGATGGTATGGGCTTTGGCCCCTTAATGCTGACTGAGGGTGAGAGATCCTTGGTTGAGCGTGTACGGCAAGAGCTGAAGCATGAGCTTAAGCAG GGGTACAGAGAGAAACTTGTGGATATTAGGGAAGAGATAATGCGGAAGCGGAGAGCTGGGAAACTCCCTGGAGACACAGCTTCTACTTTGAAAGCTTGGTGGCAAGCTCATTCTAAATGGCCATACCCAACT GAGGAAGACAAGGCTCGCCTGGTGCAGGAAACAGGACTACAGCTAAAGCAGATCAATAATTGGTTCATCAACCAACGTAAGCGGAACTGGCACAACAACCACGCGTCATCCTCGTCCGACAAAAGCAAGAGAAAAAG GTGA